The sequence ATATGTACTAATTAGAAGCAATGAGCATGAGGTTATgcgatttgaaaattttaaaagtatgaaAAGTCACACCCTTCGAATAGTAGTAGAATAGTAGTACGAGGGTATATCATCTTCAATAAACGGGCATAATTATAGTTTACgtaaaaaaaagttgtttaCGACTTTGTACtattgattttattaaatgacAATCTAGTCGGCAAATaagtaaactatattttattacaacaaaacattaattttaatttttatagaaattattatGGGGATCAATTGAACATAAATCATTTTGGTATatatgaaaactttcaaaaagaTATCACCAATGGGCACTTGGCAACTTGTGCCCATAGAGGTAGGTAGTTGGAAGAAGGCAAACCAATAAAAATTGTGAAGAAGGGGTGGAGACCCCACAGCATCATAGCAGCATGAGACTATCCCGTGTGATCTATTTTGTCCCTACTTTTCACGTCGATGTTAGATTAATCATGGACCATTTAATAGATTGGGATGGTTTATTAACACTAACATGGGATTTCACATGCCAAAGACCCCAGGATGCAACAGTATCTATCGACACTTCACACAAAACTGGAAGAATTTATGTGCGCCGTGCGCAGCCTGAGCTAAAGAATGATGTATTCAATAAGGTTTAAGACAAATTGTGCTGATCCAACGACTTGTTTGGCCTTCAAAACTGACCTAGATCTTTTTAACATGCATAGAAATCAATTTGCATTCTTTGGCTTATATTTCATCTCTTGTAGTATAAACAACCATGCCGATTTATAGTACGTCATCCCTTTACTATAAACAACCATGTGAAATcttatttttcatgtaatttATAATATGTCCGTTCTAACAGTTTCTCGTGATATTTGTTATAGCAACTaaatactccatccgttcccgaaaataagattttttagagtttattttttgttccataaaaataaatttcttatatttttaaggtacttttgtatacttttgagaaatattaattttgaatatttgaattgattaaattttattggtggaTAATTATTAGAAAGTGTAttgaaacaaattataaattaaattgtaaaaatttattttattcttaataaacgtgaatgttggggtcaaaaacggttacgacaaatttaacatccaaaacatccgaagaagaaaataagaatttctccgaagagtacttttcgaaatagactctttcttacgaaaaaactttacggaagaaagagtCGAGATATCCGACGAAGGCTCGAAacaccgagctcagccaagctcggtcgctacgtagcgaccgagcgatcgtcccgctcggtcgctacgtagcgaccgagctcagccaagcttggtcgctacgtagcgaccgagcggtcgtcccgctcggtcgctacatagcgaccgagctcgagctaaagctcggtcgctacgtagcgaccgagcgattgtcccgctcggtcgctatgtagcgaccgggctcgagccaaagttcggtcgctgtgtagcgattgaacctttccgaacatcgatacgacatcagtctttgcattctcgtcaaaccttcgaatgctatctcccgaagaccgtagcaagctcagtccatgtttcccgctattctaattcgtCGATCAAACTTctcggattagaaaccgcggaaaactcgtagtaaacgtgtcgagccggaagacggcccaaagggatataaaacacgactcgaggcccatcctacgatttttcctaaccaaaagcccgtgaaccacagcattgttcacgcttggcccacgaggaaggataaatgtcaagtttccgcggataaatacggaagttttgaagataattgtgaagatcgggaaaaatggaatatctccatttttatgctatgacggcttaagggcagaagagtaaaagcgtaaaccgaccttggagctagtatataaggagtcctaggcgaggagcagagaaaaaaactttttcagagcaaacttagcacttagagcaatttaggcaattttccgtttttgttatttcgagctgcgactcaattaggtttagccgtcttagggttgctagaactagaaatctcgccgacagctctcgagcccaggcttataccttgttgtaaacgctcatacgcagattcggaagaagatcttctttgctctcttttcgatttcttatttttatcgttgttgttctcgtgttctgattgcttgacgtgtggtaattaacaaatatttgggtcctctgggaaattaggatttttctaatttccttatttaaacggaaatcgacagtgcgaatttcggttcccacagtgaaaattttagaaaatcttactttcgggaacgaAAGGGATATAATTTAACATATGGAGTTATTGAgcgaaaaaaatatataaatcaactctcaatagttaaatatttgatattatggttttttttttggacaagcTGGTAGTTGAATAATTTAAATACTGGTCACATTATCTTAGCAAGAAAAAAATTACTGGTGACATTAATTGACCTGCGTAGTGGACCAAAAGACAAATGACATGTTCGCTTTACGCCTTCGACACTTCCCCTCACATGTTCTCTTGTGTCaccttctattttttttcataaaaatgatATCCAATAATTCAATTTAGTGATACCATCTCTCAACAGTCTCGTGACCCCATAATCTATATAGCAGATTAGCCGGCATATTTAGCGGATGTGTCAATATAGTATCATTTATTCGTCTGCAATCTGCATCACACTCTTTCTTTACCGTTACAACATGAAACTTGAAAACCAGATAGTCATACATTAACTGACaataatttctttctttttttttgttgttttataagATCTGTCACATAtggaaaaaccagagaaaatgCCATTATACGGTGGGCTTGAAAGAAGTGAGATTCATCGATTTCAGCCACGGTTTCTCCCATACAATCGCCTCGTACTTCTTGCTCACACCAGCGCCAGCAACTCCTATGCTGCCATCCACCGTCACCATAAGCCGGTAATTAGTACCTGCGGTTACCTGAGACTCGCCGCTAACAACTGTCACGAACTTGAGTCCTGACTTGCTCTGTTTATCGTACTCGGAGACGGCGAATACGCCGATCTCTACAACATGAGGGTCCTTAACATCGCTGATGGGACTCCAGCCGCCAACACTCACCACCGCAAACGCGTAGAGTGGGAGGAGGACGAGGGagaggagaagaaagaaaaatgctttattattcatttttttccgtgtttctttttttgctcGAATTTGTCATGGCAAGAGGGTTTTAgggttatttatttatagtaaaGGCTTGCCACTTGACGTGAAGCAGACTCATATCCAAATTAAGTGTTAAATTAAGCAGACTCATAACACTAGAGGCTTGCCACTTGACGTGACGCAGACTCATGTTCAAATTAAGTGTTACATTTTAGaacattttaagttttaaatttattgttcaacctttttgttttgtaaCCACATTTATATATCAATCTCTTCAATCATAAATCACAATGGCGTACCATCTCGAGTGGTGGTTTGACCATTCATTGATAAATTACTCAATCTATGAAACAGAAGTGTTTTTATGactaaaagataaaaatgttGGAAAAAACAAtgaagttattttaaaattaattttgcatcATATGAGGATTTCCGAAAGCTAAGAGCACCTCCAATGGTGTTACCCACCATTGGAGTCCTTAAcattagtttattattattattattttttttttttatgaatagtCAAGGACTCTAATCACAAATATTGCTCCAATGGTGTTACCGTTAAGGAATTcttagaaaattattaataaatttttttaaaaaaaaatttaaaatttttatttattgaaagagaaaatagaaacatacaacaattaaacattttcatcattaccaaacttgttccaaatattttggATCAAATCAAACTTCAATTGTTCATGCGTATGTGGGTCACGAACTTGAGTACGTATTTCAAGCATAGTTCGGAGATTTGAAGGCCTGCGAGTATATGACATATCCACCTCTGAACTTCTACTcgattctccttcttcaaactCTGATATATCACACCCGCTGTATCCATTGCGTTCATTTTccactatcatattgtgcagtATGATACATGTTCGCATAACCATCCCTATTTGGGTCTTGTCCCACAAAATAGCCGGGTTTTTAACTAttgcaaatcgagcttgcaatactCCGAAAGCacgctccacatcttttcgggtGGACTCCTGAACTTTAGCAAATAACTGTGCTTCAGGACTTTGAGGGTTtgagatagattggataaatgttgaccatctTGGATATATGCCGTCTGTGAGGTAGTAAGGCAAACCATATTGGTGTCCGTTTACCAGGTATTGTACCCTtggagctcgaccttgtaaaatgtcatcaaaaacaggagatCGATCGAGgacgttaatatcgtttaaggtaACTGGAGGACCAAAAAAAGCGTGCCAAATCCAAAGATCTTGGGAAGCTACAGCTTCCAAGACAATTGTTGGCTTTCCTGATCCACGGGTGTactgtcctttccaagcggttgggcaatttttccactcccaatgcatacaatcgatgcttcctatcattcCCGGGAAGCCGCGAATCTCTCCAATGTCGAGcagtcgttgaagatcctctgGAGTGGGTCTTCGCATATACTCTTCTCCAAATAAATCAATTACCCCTTCTGTGAAATTCGTTAAACATGAAAGTGCCGTGCTTTCACCAAGTCTGAGGTATTCGTCAACGGCGTCAGCCGCACAGCCATAAGCAAGCATACGAAGagctgccgtacacttttgTAGTGGAGATAGACCTAATCTTCCGACagcatctcttctttgttggAAGAAAGGATAATTTTCTGAGAGACGATCGACAATACGCATGAAAACGTCCTTGTTCATGCGGAAACGGCGTCTGAATAAATGAGGCGGAAATGTTGGATTTTCACTGAAGTAGTCATTTCATAGACGGGTATGGCCCTCTTCGCGGTTTCTTTCGACATATGCAcgttttctctctttctttttttgcttcttTACGATGTCGTTGTATGTATCTTCCAAATATTCATCGACAGCTTCATCTAAAGCCGCATTTAATCTGCGATCCACTTCATCTCCCATATTTGGCTATatttcgtttaaaaaaaaaaattataatcaaaatattgaaGATCATGTCTATAATTATGAGGAAATAATAACATGATTTGATGAACATAATCTAAAGCCGCATTTATAATGTACTATGTTTCATTTATAAAGGATTCGAAAGATCAAAATACAGAGACTCATAAATAGATCCCCAAGGAAAAAGTGGGAAAGTTTTCGCAAAAAGTTAAATTATTTCAATTCCTTCATTTTAGACTACAAAAACGGTTATGCAAGTGAGCTCATGATGATATAGAGAAACTCGGTCTTTGACTAAAACAAGGGAACCTACTGATTTTCAAGTATGTATACGGTCTTATATGTTAATGATCGAACTTGAAATTTCAATCTAAATTTGGCAATATAATCCAGAAAGTTTAGCATTTAAACttaaaaaccataaatataattttatgcaaATAGGAGTAAACATCACTTTTGGAATTCATTCAAAGTTTAggcataaaatattattagattGGAGAGTTTAATTAAGCGAAAGACAATGTTGAGAAGACTTATTACCTTGTAGCCTTGATATGTGAAGACTTAAGACTTTATCAAGCGAAAGACAATGTTGAGAATTCTTAAACGTACGTTTGATACATGGAGTGGTTCAAGTTTAGAGTACAAGAAATGAAACATTACACACTGCCTCCTGCGGAGATTGGGTACTAAACGCCGGAGTTTCTAATGAGTCAAGGTCAACTGCCCCTTGACTCGTTAACAGGTTAACAAAACTAGAGGAGCTTTCCATTTAGGAGTTTGTAAAGAGTATGAATAAAACTGTGTGATTCTCTACTAGAAACTAGTAAGATTAAATAAGGGATTCTACATTCAATACAAGTAGAAAACTGTCCTATCACAACAGCTATAGAAAATTTAATGGTCGTTAAGCTAAGCATTTATAACTACACACTCTACAAGTTCATTAACGCAAAGTGTACAGATTTCAAACTAAACAGGTGCCTGTCCTATCCGTTTCTATTCAAACAACTAAAACTAGTAACTAGCGAGTTATATAGTAACTAATAAAGTTCAGTTAGACTAACCTTAGTGCAGTAACTCAAGTTCTGTCACCCGCTTTACCAGCATTGCAACCTGTGCCTGTACAGAGAACAGGTAAACCAAACAATGGTTTAGAAATGTAGTACAAACAACTAACTTTATTATGAAACTGACAATTGAATCTCACCTTAAGTGCCTCACACTCTCTGAGAAGCTTCTCATGCTCGTGAACCCGTAGTTTCAGCCTCTCAACCTCTTCTGTCACACCCGTAACCCATGGTTGCCTGAAATGAAGTCCGTCATTCTGCCAAACAAAATAGTGGAAATTGGtcaaacaacaaacaaataaggaagaacaagaatcgcatataaataaatgagatagaaataaaatttcacACCTCGAAGTCTTTGCAGATGAAGTATCTTTTCCCAGGGAGGTAGTCGTAAGTGTCCTCTTCATCAACGGTTTCCTTCGTGATTGAGCCACAGGGGCACAGTTTGGGAATGCCCTGTTGCGCTTCTGCAACGAAATCAACCATGCTGATGTACGCTTTGTGTGCTTTCATATCTCGAAGTTCTTCCTCCATTTCTGTACCTGCAACGAAAACAAATCCAGCCTCAAACCTTTTATCGAGTGTGAACCGACAAGAAAACCATTATACGATTTCAATCCAGAACAAAACCCTATTTCGATTTCATTCCCGACGAGAACAACAAACAATCCTATCTAAAAGAACAAATTAGCAAACGCagaagaaaaccctaattcgaataAAATCCCCAATCCCATTTACTCAATCCAGAACCTGGAATCGCGTCAATAACAACACAACATCGCCtcgaaaataagaaaattacaaacccagacaaaaaccctaattcgattGAAATCCCCAATCCCATTTCAAACCCTAATTCTATTTAAACCCCACAATCGAACCCTTTCAACCGATGAAATGAACATGCATCAAGCCCAGAAGAAAAATTAACAGACAGAGAAGCCGGATTTACTTTCGACAACGACGATCACGATTCGTCCCTCTATCGCCTCCGTCACGcctctggttttttttttccttgggtCGAACAAATGAATTTCTTCGCGTTTTTTTTTCACTCACCCCACCAAAAACAAATGTGACTCCAGCCACTCACGTAACGCCAGCGCATTACGGATTCCGTCCTTTTAATCCTTAATTTAGGATTCATCCTTAGCTTAATcgatatttttattgtttatttaatcacaaaaagcTAAGGATTACACTTAAGGATTGACTAACAACCCGCGTTGTACATGCTCTAATGGATTTTTTGACATTAGATAACACTTATTATACCCTTTTTGGAATACATCCTAAAGTAGACAAACGAAGGTTACGGACTCGGGAGTACCACCTGTTTCTTGGTGGGAAGGTTCTACTTCTAATGAGAATCAtgcagatgatgatgatacctGAACCAAAATTCAATCTCCAAATGTAAGACTTAAGGTTCTTAAACTAGTATGTTTTTCTTAACATAGGAAGTTGGAATTAGACTCCTTTCCCATGATTCTAGGATTAGATTccttaattttgattttatctATGTATGaagagaaagacaaaaaaatattgaatatggaaaaatatttttcttatatatatgtgcAGCTCTTTTGTC is a genomic window of Brassica napus cultivar Da-Ae chromosome A2, Da-Ae, whole genome shotgun sequence containing:
- the LOC106424220 gene encoding cysteine proteinase inhibitor 5-like, with the protein product MNNKAFFFLLLSLVLLPLYAFAVVSVGGWSPISDVKDPHVVEIGVFAVSEYDKQSKSGLKFVTVVSGESQVTAGTNYRLMVTVDGSIGVAGAGVSKKYEAIVWEKPWLKSMNLTSFKPTV
- the LOC125588984 gene encoding putative nuclease HARBI1 isoform X1, producing MNKDVFMRIVDRLSENYPFFQQRRDAVGRLGLSPLQKCTAALRMLAYGCAADAVDEYLRLGESTALSCLTNFTEGVIDLFGEEYMRRPTPEDLQRLLDIGEIRGFPGMIGSIDCMHWEWKNCPTAWKGQYTRGSGKPTIVLEAVASQDLWIWHAFFGPPVTLNDINVLDRSPVFDDILQGRAPRVQYLVNGHQYGLPYYLTDGIYPRWSTFIQSISNPQSPEAQLFAKVQESTRKDVERAFGVLQARFAIVKNPAILWDKTQIGMVMRTCIILHNMIVENERNGYSGCDISEFEEGESSRSSEVDMSYTRRPSNLRTMLEIRTQVRDPHTHEQLKFDLIQNIWNKFGNDENV
- the LOC125588984 gene encoding uncharacterized protein LOC125588984 isoform X3; translation: MEEELRDMKAHKAYISMVDFVAEAQQGIPKLCPCGSITKETVDEEDTYDYLPGKRYFICKDFENDGLHFRQPWVTGVTEEVERLKLRVHEHEKLLRECEALKAQVAMLVKRVTELELLH
- the LOC125588984 gene encoding uncharacterized protein LOC125588984 isoform X2, with the protein product MEEELRDMKAHKAYISMVDFVAEAQQGIPKLCPCGSITKETVDEEDTYDYLPGKRYFICKDFENDGLHFRQPWVTGVTEEVERLKLRVHEHEKLLRECEALKVRFNCQFHNKVSCLYYISKPLFGLPVLCTGTGCNAGKAGDRT